GGGCCGCGTTCAAACGGCCGCAGCGTCGTCAGCGAGGCGTCGAAGCCGCCAAGCGCCGCCGTCACCAGTGGCCTTCGTTCATAGTAGCAGGCGTCCGAGACGAGATAGCGCGTGGCGAAATTATCCGAGCCGTCGGCCACGACATCATAGCGCCCGATCAGCGCCCGGGCGTTCGTCACGTCAAGTCGCAGCGCGTGGGGCTCGACGACGACATGCGGATTGAGGCGCGCGATGGCGTCCCGCGCGCTTTCCACCTTGGGACGGCCGACGTCCTGCGTGGCGTGGATCACCTGACGCTGGAGATTGGACAGCGAAACGGCGTCGTCGTCGACGACGCCGAGCGCGCCCACTCCCGCCGCGGCGAGGTATTGCAAGAGCGGCGCGCCGAGCCCGCCGGCGCCGACGACGAGAACCCGCGCATGTTTGAGCTTGCTCTGGCCCGGCCCGCCGATGTCACGCAGCACGAGATGTCTTGCGTAGCGTTCGATCTCTTCAGGCGAAAGGCTCAACAAGGCGCTCCGGCGCACGCTAGGATCGCGGCGGGGCCGACCATAGCGGGTTCGCCCGCCGGTCTCCAGTTATGGCGACCGCGCGCGGGGCGACGACACGACGTTTATGGCTGGACAGGCTGGCGCTTTTTGGCGGAGCGGCGCTCGTCTGCCGCTTCCTGGCCTGTCGCGCGCAGCGCCTCCAGACCGACGCCGCCGAGCGCGGCCGCGCCGCGGGCGTAAGCGATATTGTCGAGGAACTGCCGGGCGCAATTCTCCCAAGTGAAGGTCAGCGCATGCGCCCGCGCCGCCTGTCGGCTGATGTCGAGCGCGGCGAGCGCCGCCGACCGCAAATCCTCGTCCAGCGCGCCAGCGCCGCTCGCGCCGACGACGTCGAGCGGACCCATGACCGGATAGGCCGCGACCGGCAGGCCGCAGGCCATGGCTTCGAGCAGCACAATGCCGAATGTGTCGGTGCGGCTCGGAAACACGAAAACGTCCGACGAGGCGTAAAGCGCCGCAAGTTCGGCGCTCGATTTCACGCCAAGGAACTTCGCCTGCGGAAATTTGGCTTCGAGCCCGGCGCGCGCCGGCCCGTCGCCGGCGACGAGCTTCGTGCCCGGCAGATCGAGCGCCAGGAAGGCCTCGATGTTTTTCTCGACGGCGAGTCGCCCCGCATAAAGGAAAATCGGCCGCTCAAAGCCGAGCGGCGTCGCCGCGTCGGGCGTGAACAGCGCGTGGTCCACCCCGCGCGACCAGCGCAAAATCCGGCGAAATCCGCGCTCCGACAATTCGCGGGAGAGGCTCGGCGTCGACACCATGACGCCGGCGCCGGCATTGTGGAAGCGGCGCAAAGCCGCATAGGAAAGCCCGACGGGCAGTCCGAAGCGCGCCTGAATATATTCGGGGAAGCGCGTGTGAAAGCTCGTTGTGAAGCAGCGGCGCGCCCGCAGCAGCACGGCGCGGGTCACAAGTCCGATGGGGCCTTCCGTCGCAATGTGGACGTGATCATAGCCCTCCTCGAGCCTCCGGCGAACGGCGCGCGGCGAGGCAAGCGCCAGCCCGATTTCGGGATAGGTCGGCATCGGCAGCGAGTTGAAGTCGCGCGGCGTCAGAAAGTCGATTTCGGCGCCCAGCGCGCGGGCTGACTGCGCCATGGTTTCAAGCGATCGGACGACGCCATTCACCTGCGGACGCCAAGCGTCCGTCGCCACCAATATTCTCATCAGGCCGCCACAGCTCTCTCGTTTTGCAAGGCCTTGGCGCTTTCTGCGGCCTCCGCCGCCTCGCGTTCAGCCGCGGTATTATGCCAGCGCAAGATCTCGAATGCGCCGTCCTGATGTTCGGCGATCGCGGTGCAGCTTTCGACGAAGTCCCCGGTATTGACATAGAGCTTGCCGGCGATGGTCTTGATCGTCGCGTGATGGATATGGCCGCAGATGACGCCGTCGACATTGCGCCGCGCGGCCTCTGACGCCAAAGCGTTCTCGAAATCGCCGATGAAATTGACGGCGTTCTTGACCTTCAGCTTCGCCCAGGCCGAAAGCGACCAATAGCCGACGCCGAACATCCGGCGCGCACGGTTGAACCAAGTGTTGACGACGATCGCGAAATCATAGGCCCAGTCGCCAAAGAAGGCGAGCCAGCGGGCGTTGCGCACGACAATATCGAACTGGTCGCCGTGAATGACCAGCATGGTCTTGCCGTCGGCGGTCTCATGCAGCGCGTCGTCGACGACTTCGACGCCGCCGAAATTGAGCCCGGTGTAATCGCGCGCGAATTCGTCGTGATTGCCCGGCACATAGATGACGCGCGCGCCTTTTCTCGCCTTGCGTAGGAGCTTCTGGACGACGTCATTATGCGCCTGCGGCCAATACCAGCCGTTCTTCAGACGCCAGCCGTCGACGATGTCGCCGACAAGATAGAACGTGTCGGCGTCATTATGCTTGAGAAAGTCGACCAGCAGTTCAGCCTGGGCGCCGCGCGCGCCCAGATGCAGATCGGACAAAAACAGCGTCCGATAGCGCTTGACTGCATGTTCACTTGCCGGATCCGACATCTGCGCTGTGTTGGAGCGCACCGCTTGGGAGACCTTCACCCTGGCGTTTCTGTCGAGCATGAGCTGTTCGCCTCTCGCCTTCGCCGCTTGGCCTGATTGACCAGATTCGCATCACAGCCAGATGACATGGCCGTCTCGGGCTCAAGCAGACGCAGGGGCGGGCAAAAGCTCGCTGTTCGATATTTCGAACGCAGTCGGCTATCTTGCCGATCGATTCTGAAACGTATGGGCGCAGCTGAAGCGCTGGGGATGATGGGCGTCGAAGGTCAGGACAAGCAAAAAATGCTGGAGGCGGGGGCGCTGGCGCTTTCTGGGCAGCTCGGCGCGACCGTGCAGCGCCTGCGCAAAGCCTATAATTTGTCGCTTTCCGAACTCTCTCAGCAGTCTGGAGTCGCCAAGTCCATCATCAGCCAGATCGAACGCAACGAAACCAATCCGACGCTCGCCACCATCTGGCGTCTCGCGCAGGCGCTCGACGTCTCGATCGAGCGGGTTTTGCAGACGACGGAAGACGAACCCTTCCTCGAGAAAACCAGCAAGGCCGACACGCCCATCCTGGTGTCCGACGACGGCAAATGCCGGCTCGAGATCATCGGCTGGATCAAGACCGTCGAATGGCTGCAGTGCTATGAATTCGCCGCCGCGCCTGGCGGCGTATTGGAATCCGAGGCGCATCAGCGCGGCTCGGTCGAGAGCCTGTCTGTGCGCGACGGCGAGCTTGAGGTCGAGGTCGCCGGAGCGAAATCGAGCGTGAAAGCAGGCGAAACCCTGCGCTATCGCTGCGACCGGCCGCACATTATCCGCAACCTCGGCAAAACGCCGGCGCAGGCGACGATGGTGTGCATTCTGAAGGCGGCGGCGATGGAATGACTCGCCGCCGCGTCGCGCCCGAGAGCGTTTGCGGCGGCCGACGACGCGCTCCGTGCGTCAGGAGTGCAATTCGCCGACGTGCTTTTGCGAGTAAAGCTGAACGCCGAGCTGCTTGATCAATTCAAGCTGGGTCTCGAGGAAGTCGATGTGCTTTTCCTCGCTCTTCACGACGCCTTCGAAAAGCTGCTCGGAAACGCGATCGTTGATCGAGAGGCAATAGGCCGCGGCTTCGAGATACAGATCGCGGGCGCCGAGCTCGGTCTCGAGGTCCGCCTTGATGATCTCCTCGACGGATTGGCCGATGCGCAGCGGATCGAGCACCTGCATATTCGGGAAGCCTTCGAGGAAGAGGATGCGCTCGGCGAAATGATCCGCGTGATGCATTTCCTCAATCGACTCTTCGCGCCATTTCTTGGCGAGCTCGAGAAAACCCCAATTGTGGAAAATGCGGAAATGCAGCCAGTACTGATTGACCGCGGTCAATTCTGCGCGCAATCCGCGATTGAGATAATCGATGACCTTCGCGTCACCGCGCATGTCCGCATCCTTTCCATGAAATAGACTTAGGCCGCCAGTTCGTCGGCGCGACAGCCTTCACAATCGCCGCTCCCCGGGCACTCATCCAATCCTCGCGCGGCGTGCTGGTCGACGATGGCGACAATACTGCGCACGCAGCGCCCGCATTTCGCCTCGCAGCCCATATGCCGGAACACAGCGGAAACCGAAGGCCGGTCACCGCGTGGCCCAAGCGTATCGCGCACATCGCGGTCTGACAGGACGTTGCACGAACAGACGATCATTACTTAGCCTAGTTTGGAAAGGTTGCAAACTACTTTCTGGAAAGGTTGCAAATTTCCTTCTTTGGAAAGATTGCAAACTGCCTTTCGTATCAGTAGGTTACAACACCTCCTGTCATTTGCCAACCCTCGCGTGTCGCCTTTCGGACAGACCCCGCGCCGATGAACTTTGATTGGCAAGGACCATGCCGGTTTATCAAATACATTTGGACGAATCGGCCTCCCGGCAAGTGTCAAAAAATGAGCCGCGAACGGCGTCTGGGCTTTTCATGTTTTGGTTTTCGTCTTTATCAGTGACGGCGTCCCCAGCCCCCGCCGCCCCAGCCATAGCCAGGCCGTCAACAGCTCCGGTAAGGTCCGCACGCCCAGCGCGCCTCCTTGGCGCCCTGCCCCATCCGAGCCGCGGGCGCGCGATCAATTCCCGGCAGCGCGGAAGCCTCCGACGCAAATGGGCTCGAAGCGAGAACGAAAAGAAGCGCGGCGCAGGCCGGCTTGACTGGCGCCGATAGGATTTTGACGGCCGCCGATCTTATGGAGCATCCTCATTTTGAGCTGAAACTTCCGTTCATCAGAAGGTTATGATGTCCGAACTCCTGGGGGCGCTCGATCAGGGCACAACGAGCACTCGCTTCATCGTCATGCACAGTCACGGTGGGATCGTCGCTAAGGCGCAGCGCGAGCACCGGCAAATCTATCCCCGCCCCGGCTGGGTCGAACATGACGCCGCCGAGATTTGGCGCAATGCGCAGGCGGTGATCGAGGCGACGCTGGCCGAGGCCAAGGTCTCGGCCCGCGACCTCTCGGCCGTCGGCGTCACCAATCAGCGCGAGACGACGGTCTTGTGGGATGCGGCGACCGGCGCGCCTCTCCACAACGCGATCGTCTGGATGGATACGCGCACGCAAGCCGCCGTCGACCGGATCGCGGCGCAAGGCCTGGGCGATCTGGTCCGCGCAAAGACGGGACTGCCGCTCGCGACCTATTTTTCCGCGCTCAAGCTCGGCTGGCTTTTTGACGAAATCCCCGGCGCGCGCGAAAGGGCGGCGCAGGGCGCGGCGCTTTTCGGCACGATCGATTCCTGGATCATTTGGAATCTGACCGGCGGCCCCAGCGGCGGCCGTCATCTCATCGACGCGACCAACGCCTCGCGCACGCAGCTGATGACTCTCGAAACCCTGCAATGGGATCAAGAACTGCTGCGCATCTTCGACATTCCCGCGGCCTGCCTGCCGAAAATATGCTCCTCGAGCGAGGTCTATGGCGAATGCGTCGGCGCGCTCGCCGGCGCTCCGCTCGCCGGCGCGCTCGGCGACCAGCACGCCGCGCTGCTCGGGCAAGCCTGCGTCAATGTCGGCGACGCCAAGAACACTTATGGCACCGGCTGTTTTCTGCTGATGAACGTCGGCGAGAGTCCGCGCATCTCGACCAAGGGCCTGCTGACGACGCTCGCCTATCAGCTTGGAGACGCCAAACCCTGTTACGCGCTGGAAGGCTCGATCGCGATCGCCGGCGCTCTGGTGCAGTGGCTACGCGACAATCTCGGGATCATTAAAGAGAGCCGCGAGATCGAGGCGCTGGCGAGGAGCGTGCCGGACAATGGCGACGTCTATTTCGTGCCGGCGTTTTCTGGGCTTTTTGCGCCGCGATGGCGTGGCGACGCCCGCGGGATCATCGCCGGGCTGACGCGATTCTCCAACAAGGGCCATATCGCGCGCGCGGCGCTCGAAGCCGCGGCGTTTCAGACCCGGGAAGTCCTGGCGGCGATGATCGCCGACGCGGGCGTCGAGATCAGCGCGCTCAAGGTCGACGGCGGCATGGCGGGGAGCGATTTGTTGATGCAGTTTCAGGCCGACCTCATCGACGCGCCGGTCGTCCGGCCCAGCCAGCTGGAGTTGACGGCGGTCGGCGCCGCCTATGCCGCGGGCCTTGCCGTCGGAGTTTACAAAAGCTTGGATGACATCGCCGCGCACACGCGAGAATCACGTCGCTTTACGCCCCATATGACGCCGCAGGAGCGGGCGCGCCTGATCGCATCCTGGGAAAAGGCCGTCGAGCGCTCGCTCGGCTGGGCGATCTGACATATCCAAGCCTTGCCTGTCCAAGCCTTGCCTGTCCAAGCCTTGCCTGCGCTATTCGAAATCGACGCTCAAACCGTGCTTTTCGATCTGTTTTTCGACCGCGTCGAGGATTTTCTGCAGCTCCTCGATGCCGATCGGCGTTTCATCGTCGGGCGCGTCCCAATGTTCGAGGTCGTCGAGACGCACGATGAAATCGGCGTCTTCTTCTGATTCGCCGTCCGGTGGCGCGGCGGGAATGGTGAGCGTTTTTCCGGCGCGGCGCACGCGAATCGCGCCCTCCGTCACCTCGACCTGATAGCCGCCTGCGCGTCGCGCCATCGCCTCCTCCAGCCTCGCAGCACTCATGCGTCGAGAAGTCCGGCGTGAGCGGCGGCCTTGCGCATGAGGGTGGGCAATCCTTCTTTACCCAGATTGGCGCGCGCCGCCCAGCGGCAATCTGCGGGCGCCGCTTTGCCGCGCGTATGCGCGACGAACACCGTCGCCTCCAGCGCGAAATGCGTAAAGATATGCGTCACCGGCGCTTCGAGCGCGCGCCACCGCGCTGGCGCGGGCGCGAAACGCGAGAATTCCGCGGCGGCGATATCCTGCGTCAAAGGCGTCGACGGGAAGGCGTTCATGCCGCCCAAGAGCCCGCGCGGCGGCCGGCGCAGGAGCAACGCCTCGTCGCCGCGCCGAAGAATAAAGATCGCGCCGCGGCGCTTGGGCTTCGGCGCCTTGACCTCCCGCGCCGGATAATCGCTCTGCGCGCCGAGACGCCGCGCGGCGCAATCGGGCGACAGCGGACAGGCGGGACAGTCCGGCGTTCGCGGCGCGCATATAAGCGCGCCAAGCTCCATCAGCGCCTGGACGGAATCTCCCGGGCGCGCGGGGCTCATCAGCGCCGCGGCCTTTTCGCGAATGAGCGGCGCAACCTTGCGCGGCGGCGCTTCGACCGCGTGGAGACGCGCAATGACCCGCTCGACATTGCCATCGACGGCGACGCAGGGCTGATCGAAAGCGATGGCGGCGATCGCCGCCGCCGTATAGGCGCCGACTCCGGGAAGCCGGCGCAGAGCCGCTTCGTCACGCGGAAAGCGCCCCTTATAGGCTTCCACGACCGCGCACGCGCAGGCGTGCAGGTTGCGCGCCCGGGCGTAATAGCCGAGCCCCGCCCATTGGGCGAGAACGTCATCGAGCGGGGCGCGCGCCAGATCATCTATCGCCGGCCAGCGCGAGAGAAACGCCGCATAGCGCTGTTTCACCGTCGCGACGGTCGTCTGCTGCAGCATGATCTCAGAGAGCCAGACCCGATAGGGGTCCGGCGCTTCGCCGGCCAGCGCGCGCCAGGGCAGCTCGCGCCGATGGGCGTCGTACCAGGCGAGCAGCGCCGCGCCCGGTTTGGTCGATCTCGCGCGAGGCTTTATCATGAGAGCGATTGATAGAGGGCGAAGCCTCGCCCCGGCAAGGAGGGCGGCGTCGCCGCAAGTCCGATGAGCCTACCCTCGCGCGCCAAAGGCTTCAAAGCGCGCTCGCTCGCGGATTACGTTGCGCGCGAACTCGACCCGCTCATCGCCGCGCGCGGCTTCGGGGAAGCCTCGCTGCTGTTGTGCTGGCGCGAGATCGTCGGGGCGCGAATCGCGCGAATCTGCGCGCCCGCCTCGCTGCAGTGGCCGCCGCAGCGTCGGGCGAAGCCGGCCGACCCGTCGCCGGGGAAGCGCCGCGAAACGACGCCGCGAGAGCCGGCGACTCTCGTGCTGCGGGTGGACCCCGGCTTTGGGCTTGAGGCACAGCATCTCGCCCCGACGATTATCGATCGGGTCAATGCGCATCTCGGCTGGCGCTGCGTCGCGCGAATCGCGCTGCGACAGGAAGCCATAACCCCCGCAACTGCGTCTCGGCCGAGCCTTGGCCGGGCGCCAAAGCCCGACGCGGCGGCGCGCGCGCGCGCCATCGAGGCGGCCGAGGGCGTCGCCGAGGAGGGCCTGCGCGACGCGCTCATCCGGCTCGGCGAACGCGCGCTCGCCGGCCCGAGCGGCGCGCCCGGCGACGCTTGACGGCGCCCCTGCGAAGGCTTGCAATCGCGAACGCTTGCTTTTAGGTTCGCGCCGCTAAACGCCGCCATAGCTCAGTTGGTTAGAGCACCAGATTGTGGATCTGGGGGTCCCCCGTTCGAGCCGGGGTGGCGGTACCAGCAAAATCAAAGACTTAGAGAAAATCTGTCCTTAGCGTATCGGCCTTAGCTATCAGCTAGCAACCACGTTTTTGGCGTTGCTAGTTGATTGGCCATTTGGTAACCAATCACTCGCTTCAATGCCCCGTTGGTTTATCGGTATCGCTAACGGGTAATCCCAAGTTCTGCCAGAACGCCATTAGGCACGCGCCGCAGACGGGTTCATCTAGAGGTCATTCTGTCGAGGGTCGTGCGAAACGCCTCTCGTTCGGCGGGCGGAATTTCGCCGCACAGCAATATTTTTTAGCGTCAGAATAGAGCATTGACGCTATCTCCGGCGACCTCACCTGCCTGTCCGGCACTTTTAGAACCCTAGCTCTGCGGTAGCGGGCGACGACATAGCCCCCATGAGAAGAAACTGGCGAGCGTGTGGCGATTTCGTTAGCGTTGCATATCAGCGATTCGAGCGACAGAAATCATTGCGCGTCGCTCCACTGGGTTAATCACAGGAGGAATTGATGCGCGTTGCGGCAATAGCGGCGAGCTTAAGCGCGCGGGTTCCTTGGCGAGTTGCACAGAAGATTCTGGCGGTCAACGATATTGCGCGCGGCCAAGGATGGGATAAGACGCTTGAAAAACTGGAAGGCATTAGAGATGATTCGAATGTGGAAGAAGCGCTAGCAAGGGCGCTTATAGAGCATTATTCATGCGGCGAAAAACTTGTTAGATTTTACAAAGTTTCAAGAAATAATATTACAGCGATCAATACACTTCTAGGAACGAAGAAAGTTCCTAAATCCAATTTTAGAACTCGTTACCCGCTAATGCTCGATGCAGATGAGCTTAAGTCTGAGCCAAAAAAGCCGACGCTCGTTGATATCTCATACGATGACAACGCCAAAGGGACACGTCTAACATTCGCCGCCGCGCGCGTTATCAAGGCCAAATCCGTAATTGTATGGGGTACGAGGATTTCGAGTATGTCAGGGCGAGAATGCTTCACCACCTCGGCCTATAACAGCTAGCGCTCCAAATGGGCGCGGCCGAAATTAAAGCCGATGTTTTGAAGTGGTGGGAAGGAGTTCCCGCCGCTGGCGTTTCTATGCAAATAATTGAATTTATTGAACGCCTTCCCGTCAGCGAATGGGAAATGTTAACTTATTCAACGCTGCTAAAGGCGCTGGATAAGAATGAAATCGATGACGACTTTTTGGCAGCGATAAATATACTAACAAATTCACACATTAATGCATTAGAAATACATGGCTTATTTGTCGACGAAGATGGTCAAGAGCATGAAATGGGTAGCGATGAACTTGCAGACGCGAGGCTATCAGGCACATTTATACACCCCGACACAGGCGTAGAGGTCAGGGATTTTGAAGAAAGGATAATCCCGTTTTTTACACCATCTGCCCGATTTCGGACGCATACGCGCTCGGCAGGATCCCAATGAACGCTGAGCGATCATATACCTTGAAAGAGCTAAAAGATATCTGTAAGGGATCACCTTCAAAGCAGATCATGCTTGATATGACCTTTGCAGGATGTCACAACCAGCGAACGGAATGCGTTCGCAGGGCTGTTGATGATATCATAAAAGATATGTGTAAATATAGACAGCTACAGCAAGATAAATCGGAAGACGAACTTTCTATCTTTGTTGTGCTTTCGTTGAAAAGGATGGGGTTTTTAGCGGCTCACGACACACAGTTTGGTGGGCATTGCGACATTACGGTCGAAGACGATGACAATTATTTATGGATTGCCGAATCTAAAAAGCATGAGACCTACGATTGGCTGTTAAAGGGATTCCATCAGTTACTAACACGCTATACGACTGGACTATATGGTCAGGATCAAGGAGACATAATAATATTCGTTTATCAAAAAGATGCTCTTACCGTTCTTAAGAAATGGCGCGAACACTTAATACAAAACTGCTCCGAAGGGGATATAAAAGAAATAGATGAAAACAATTTGTGCTTCTTTTCCGACCATCCGCATAATGGAAGTGGCCGCCTCATGACAGTTCGACATTTCGTCGTACCACTATATTTTAGTCCACAGGATAAATAGCCTAGTTCGCGCACACAAGTCGTGTCTATTGGCAAAGTTCGTCGCAGCAGGGCTGGTTCTCGGCTACGAGCGTCGTCAAGTGCTAGCGATCATAAAAGGAATAGCTTCGAACATTGGAAACTCGCTATTTCTTCGTAAAACGAAACGCAGTGGGTTAAAGCGCCGATTGGGCGATATCCCATCCAAGCATCGTTTCAGCTTCGTTTTTGTCGTGCCGCGCAGGGAGATTCTGGAAACTTAGCTTCGGTAGCAGCTGCGAGGGCTACGAATCGTGAATTGGCAACGAAGGCTTTTGGACAAGCCGCCTGAACGCGACCCGCGGCCGATTTATGTTGCGACCTTCGGACTGCTCATGTCGATCGCGAGCTACGCCATTCCCCGACGAGGACATGGCTGGCGCCTTTTTGGGCTCCGGCCTGATCACGGCGGGTTTTTGCGTCATTTACTGGTTCACCAATCCCACCGGCGGCCTGGATTGAACGGGACCATCGCATACGCCGTCATCGCGAGCCGAAGGCGAAGCGATCCAGATGCGCCCTCGCGCCTGTGGATTGCTTCGCTGTGCTCGCAATGACGCGCACAAGGCGCCATGCCGAGTCGCTTCGATCTACAGCAGAGCGCCTTCCGAGATCGCCCGAAGGCCAAAGCCCAGGGCGATGATTCCCCATCCTTTGAACAGCAAATCGATGCCGAGGAAGGTTCCGATCGCCCAAAGCCCGGTGAACGGCCAGCCGGTCACCAACAGCGCGCCAAGCAGCAGCGCGACGCCGCCTTGCAGGAGATACATCCACAGACCATCGATCTGGGAGGTCAGCGCAAAACCGATGACGAGTATGCCTTCGGCAATGAAATAGAAGGCGATGAGAAGCGTGATCGCTTCGGCGCTGATCGCCGGGCGCGTCAGCAGCATGATTCCGACGATCGCCAGAAGAACCGCCCAGAGCACGTGGACGAAGAAGTCTGTCCACAGGCCCGCGGCCGAAAAGGCGAATATGAGAACCGACACCGCGCTGACGATCAGCAGCGCGCCCAGAAAGCCAACCGCGATGAACGTCGCCATCCTGGCGCGGATGATCGCGAGGATTCCCAGCGCCCCGATCAATATTCCCAAGGCGATGACCCAGCCCCAGTGAACGGCGAGGACATCGGGGGCGCCTGAAACGAAAGAGTCAAACTGTCGCTGCATCTAAGGCTTCCATGGTAAGATGAGGAAAGCCGGATCTTTGCCGATTAGGCGCAAATAGCAAGCCGATAATTGTGACCAAACGATTTGACGGTTCGCGGCGTTCTGGTCCGCGCCGAAATCTCGAGTGGCGCGGACTTTGGCCGCCCTCGTCTCGGTCGCAACCCGGCCCGCCGCCGCGCGGCGCCAGCATCCCGAGCGGCGCGGATGGTTGCGCGCCTTCCGCGCGATCCGACGCGCCGTGGAGGTCCGACATGCCCCTGCGGTTACCTGCTTCTCACTCGCGACTATATTCTCCCGCACGGCGCTGCGCGCGCGAACGCGCATGAGCATTGGCTTCGCGCGCCGAACAAGAGCGAAAAAGCCGTGCCACGCCATTTCGACCCTGCGCTGATCAACGACCCTTTCGACGATCCGGGTCTTTACGTCGATCTCGTTTTCGAAAAGCGGGCGCTGCTGTTCGATCTTGGCGATCTCGGACGGCTTTCACCCCGTAAGATGCTGCGAATCAGCGACGTCTTCGTCACGCACCTGCATATGGATCACTTCGCGGGCTTCGATCAGCTGCTGCGGCGGCTGCTCGGGCGGGAAATGACGCTCGGCGTTTACGGACCGCCGGGCGTCATCGACGCGGTGGAGCATAAGCTCAAAGCCTATTCCTGGAACCTCATCGGCGGCTATGAGGGCAATCTGAGGTTCCGGGTGACCGAAATGGACGAATCCGGGCGCGCTGCTTCCGCTTCATTTTCAGGTCGAACGCAATTTGCGCGTCGCGACGAAGAGAAGAGACAATCGAGCGAGGGACTGCTGCTGAAAGAGTCCGGAATACAGGTTCGCGCCACGACTCTCGATCATGGCCTTCCGGTGCTGGCGTTCGCGCTGGAAGAGCGCGCGCATATCAACATTTGGCGCAACAAGCTGGGCGCATTGGGTCTTGCTGTGGGACCGTGGCTGCGGAAATTCAAGGAGGCGACGCTTCGCGGCGCCGACGACGCGGACCTCATCAAGGTCGCCTGGGCTGACGCGGAAGACGAGAAACCCGACGCCCTGCCCTTCGGAATGCTCAAGAAGGAGATCATGAAGATCTCCTCGGGCCGCAAGATCGCCTATGTCGTCGATTGCGCCTATACCGAATGCAACATCGAACGAATCGTAAAGCTCGCGGAAGGCGCGGACACTCTCTTCATCGAAGGAGGATTTTTGGAGCGCGACTCTGCCGCCGCGTCCAAGCGGCGACATCTGACGGCGCGTCAGGCGGGAACGATCGCGCGCCGCGCCGGCGTGAAGCGGCTCGTAACCTTCCATTACTCGCCTCGCTGCAAGGGCGAGGGCGAGGAGCTTGCGCGCGAAGCTCAGGACGCGTTTCTTAGAGCAGGTTCCGAAAAAGTTGACAGACTTTTTCGATGAGAACCTGCTCTAACGTTTTTATTTTGAGCGATTCCTTATCGATCACATGATTCCATGTGATCGGGAAGCGCTTAGCGCTGAATGTTCGGGAGCGGAACGCAATCCATGAAGCCTCTTCGATCGCCGGTTTTTTTCCTTTTTGCAGCGCTATTGTTTTCAGTCGCCGCCGTCGGCGCCGAGAGGAGCCGTTCTGTCATTCCGCTGACCTTGACCCAGGATGAATATCTTGGCGGGCGCATTTACCTGCCGGTCCGCATCGGCAATGTCATGGGAAGCATGCGTCTTGACACCGGCGCCTCGAGCACGCGCGTCAGGCTGGCGCCCTGGAACAAGGACCTGCCGGTTCTGGGCGCAAGCCTCTCCACCGGGGCGTCAGGCGCGACACTGCGCTGTGACGATGTCGAAGCGCCGAATGTCGAACTCGTCGCCGATCAAGGAAACAACGTCGCGCGAGCGAAATATCAACTCACGCGATGTCCGCCTGGCGACGCTGACGATCTTTTGGGGCTGGATTTTTTCAAAGGCGCACGATTCAGCCTCGATATCGATCGCCGCGAACTCACCTTTTTCGGCGACGCGACGGCGAGCGGCCGCCCGAAGCCGTTTCGGCGGCTGGGACCCGATGGGCGTCTTGTCGGCGTCGACCTGCGCCTCGGCGCCACGACGACGGTCGGCCTGTTCGACTCGGGCGCGGAAGTCTCGGCCGTCGATCAGCAGTTCATACGCAAGCACAAGGGGCTGTTCACGGCCGTGAAGGCCAAAGCCCGGGCAAGCGGCGTCGGCGGAAAA
This window of the Methylocystis hirsuta genome carries:
- the bfr gene encoding bacterioferritin, with translation MRGDAKVIDYLNRGLRAELTAVNQYWLHFRIFHNWGFLELAKKWREESIEEMHHADHFAERILFLEGFPNMQVLDPLRIGQSVEEIIKADLETELGARDLYLEAAAYCLSINDRVSEQLFEGVVKSEEKHIDFLETQLELIKQLGVQLYSQKHVGELHS
- the glpK gene encoding glycerol kinase GlpK codes for the protein MSELLGALDQGTTSTRFIVMHSHGGIVAKAQREHRQIYPRPGWVEHDAAEIWRNAQAVIEATLAEAKVSARDLSAVGVTNQRETTVLWDAATGAPLHNAIVWMDTRTQAAVDRIAAQGLGDLVRAKTGLPLATYFSALKLGWLFDEIPGARERAAQGAALFGTIDSWIIWNLTGGPSGGRHLIDATNASRTQLMTLETLQWDQELLRIFDIPAACLPKICSSSEVYGECVGALAGAPLAGALGDQHAALLGQACVNVGDAKNTYGTGCFLLMNVGESPRISTKGLLTTLAYQLGDAKPCYALEGSIAIAGALVQWLRDNLGIIKESREIEALARSVPDNGDVYFVPAFSGLFAPRWRGDARGIIAGLTRFSNKGHIARAALEAAAFQTREVLAAMIADAGVEISALKVDGGMAGSDLLMQFQADLIDAPVVRPSQLELTAVGAAYAAGLAVGVYKSLDDIAAHTRESRRFTPHMTPQERARLIASWEKAVERSLGWAI
- a CDS encoding HesA/MoeB/ThiF family protein → MSLSPEEIERYARHLVLRDIGGPGQSKLKHARVLVVGAGGLGAPLLQYLAAAGVGALGVVDDDAVSLSNLQRQVIHATQDVGRPKVESARDAIARLNPHVVVEPHALRLDVTNARALIGRYDVVADGSDNFATRYLVSDACYYERRPLVTAALGGFDASLTTLRPFERGP
- a CDS encoding UDP-2,3-diacylglucosamine diphosphatase: MSDPASEHAVKRYRTLFLSDLHLGARGAQAELLVDFLKHNDADTFYLVGDIVDGWRLKNGWYWPQAHNDVVQKLLRKARKGARVIYVPGNHDEFARDYTGLNFGGVEVVDDALHETADGKTMLVIHGDQFDIVVRNARWLAFFGDWAYDFAIVVNTWFNRARRMFGVGYWSLSAWAKLKVKNAVNFIGDFENALASEAARRNVDGVICGHIHHATIKTIAGKLYVNTGDFVESCTAIAEHQDGAFEILRWHNTAAEREAAEAAESAKALQNERAVAA
- a CDS encoding glycosyltransferase family 4 protein is translated as MRILVATDAWRPQVNGVVRSLETMAQSARALGAEIDFLTPRDFNSLPMPTYPEIGLALASPRAVRRRLEEGYDHVHIATEGPIGLVTRAVLLRARRCFTTSFHTRFPEYIQARFGLPVGLSYAALRRFHNAGAGVMVSTPSLSRELSERGFRRILRWSRGVDHALFTPDAATPLGFERPIFLYAGRLAVEKNIEAFLALDLPGTKLVAGDGPARAGLEAKFPQAKFLGVKSSAELAALYASSDVFVFPSRTDTFGIVLLEAMACGLPVAAYPVMGPLDVVGASGAGALDEDLRSAALAALDISRQAARAHALTFTWENCARQFLDNIAYARGAAALGGVGLEALRATGQEAADERRSAKKRQPVQP
- a CDS encoding helix-turn-helix domain-containing protein encodes the protein MGVEGQDKQKMLEAGALALSGQLGATVQRLRKAYNLSLSELSQQSGVAKSIISQIERNETNPTLATIWRLAQALDVSIERVLQTTEDEPFLEKTSKADTPILVSDDGKCRLEIIGWIKTVEWLQCYEFAAAPGGVLESEAHQRGSVESLSVRDGELEVEVAGAKSSVKAGETLRYRCDRPHIIRNLGKTPAQATMVCILKAAAME
- a CDS encoding Imm74 family immunity protein; translated protein: MARRAGGYQVEVTEGAIRVRRAGKTLTIPAAPPDGESEEDADFIVRLDDLEHWDAPDDETPIGIEELQKILDAVEKQIEKHGLSVDFE
- a CDS encoding (2Fe-2S)-binding protein, which encodes MIVCSCNVLSDRDVRDTLGPRGDRPSVSAVFRHMGCEAKCGRCVRSIVAIVDQHAARGLDECPGSGDCEGCRADELAA